Sequence from the Polypterus senegalus isolate Bchr_013 chromosome 3, ASM1683550v1, whole genome shotgun sequence genome:
gaattatatatataggtgaaGGATGGACACCTTTGTCACTGAGATGAGGACTTACTGCTACCACCATtgaaaagtgtgtgtgtatgtatgtatataaactgctcaaaaaaattaaaggaacactttgaaaacacatcagatctcaatgggaaaagaaatcctcctggatatctatactgatatagactgggtaatgtgttaggaatgaaaggatgccacatcgtttgatggaaatgaaaatgatcaacctacagagccctgaattcaaagacgccccaaaaatcagagtgaaaaaattatgtggcaggctagtccattttgccaaaatttaattgcagcaactcaaaattgtacgcagcactttgtatggctcctgtgttcttgtatacatggctgacaacatcggtgcatgcttctaatgagatgacagatggtgttgtgggggatctcctcccagatctggaccaggacatcactgagctcctggacagtctgaggtgcaacctggtggcattggatggaccaaaacataatgtcccagaggtgttctattggatttaggtcaggaaagtgtggtggccagtcaatggtatcaattccttcatcctccaggaactgcctgcatactctcaccacgtgaggccaggaattgttgtgcaccaggagccactgtaccagcatagggtctgacaatgggtccaaggatttcatcctgatacctaatggcagccaaggtgcctttgtcaagcctgtagcggtctgcgtgaccctccatggatatgcctccccagacaatcattaacccaccaccaaactgctcatgctgaatgatgttacaggtagcataatgttctccatggcttctctagaccctttcacttctgtcacgtgctcagggtgaacctgctctcatctgtaaaaagcacagggcaccagtggtgcatctgccaattctggtattctatggcgaatgccaatcgagctgcatgctgctgggcagtgagctcagggcccattagaggacatggggcccttgggtcaccctcatgaagtctttctggttgtttggtcagagacattcacaccagtggcctgctggaggtcattttgtagggctctggcagtgttcatcctgttcctccttgcccaaaggagcagatactggtcctgctgatgggttatggaccttctatggccctctccagctctcctagagtaactgcttgtctcccagaatctcctccatgcccttgagactgtgcagggagacacagcaaaccttctggcaataacacgtattgatgtgccatcctggagaagttggactacctgtgcaacatctgtagagtccaggtatcgcctcatgctaccagtagtgacactgactgtagccaaatgcaaaactagtgaagaaacagtcagaaaagatgaggagggaaaaagtcagtggcctccacctgttaaaccattcctgttttgggggtcatctcattgttgcccctctagtgcatctgttgctaatttcattaacaccacagcagctgaaactgattaacaaccccctctgctacttaactgaccagattaatatcccataagtttcattgactttatgctatactctgattaaaagtgttcctttaattcttttgagcagtatatatatatatatatatatatatatatatatatatatatatatatatatatagatatagatatagattatatatatagacatatagatatagatatatagatagatatatatatatctatatctccaaTGACTAACCCATTTTATAACACAAGTCTAGCACTTGTATTACGGTACTTATAGGCTTAATATTCCAGCCACGGAGTTCTggagaaattttctgtttttctgaaatTAAACTATGAAGTGGTCAAAGCTGAAAGGACTAAAAGGCCAGTCTTCATTAGAGCTAAGTTTGTTTATTAATCTTGTTAGCTGCATTGGTACACTGCTTGGTACTGATGCCTCACAGTTCCATCTGAGCGCTACATGCTACAAGCTTCAAAATATTGGTAATACTGAAAGGGAGGAAAATAAGTgctccattttttcattttattttcacaccCTGGCTATAAACATTTCCAAATCATTTTTGCCGAAGGCAATGTCACATTGAGCTGCTACAATCATGTGGTTTTTCTGCCAGATTACTTCTGATATTCTACACCAGAGTGCTTCTAATTGGCTATGCAGCATTCCATAGAGAGGCTGTTATTTACATGAAAACATCGCCTGTGCCAGTCCTATGAACAGAGAATAAAAATCTTTCCATAAGAAAAACACAGACCCAACAACCAATGATAGAAATGAATCATTTGCAACACATTTACAGTCATAAACATATCTAAGAAATTCAGAAGGTATGCTTCTGAAACACAAACCTTTGCCACTTTGAAATGATTCAATTCAGGAAGTTTTAATGGCTTTTATTAGACATGTCAGCTTGTGCCTTATTCGCCACAACTTTATGTAATTTAGAGAAATATAAGTTTTAATAAACTCAGCaggctgcacggtggcgcagtgggtagtattgctgcctcgcagtaaggagacctgggtttgcttcccgggtcctccctgtggggagtttgcacattctccccgtgtctgcgtgggtttcctccgggtactcctcccacagtccaaagacatgcaggttatctctattggtgattctaaattgtcccaagtgtgtgggtatgtgtgcccagcggtaggctggcgccctggggtttgttttcagccttgtgccctgtgttggctgcgattggctccagcagacccccgtgaccctgtagttaggatatagcgggttggatattggatggatggaataaattgAGCTTCACTTAATGCAAGTTTAAGGGGTAATTGAATGTATGCTATATTTGTGAACCTAACGTGTCATCAAAAATACCAATAATTTACACTGAATTGCACGGTCATGTTTAGCGTATACAAGACCTTAGACTTCCAAAAACATTTATCATACAGAATATGTCACTATACAGAGATCAGCTGGACACCACTATGTGTGCTTGAAAAAAGTGTAACAAGAACGTGGCTGCCATGCACACCAATCATCGGGAGTAAATTGCTGACCATCGGCACTATGTGAAATTCTAATCTACAACTCTGCAAAAATGAGAGGAGAATCTTCAAGGCTTAGCTTTAAAACGAtcgtttgttaaaaaaaaaacattacgcATATTCAAACCATATCGATAACCGTCGATCAACCTAATgaaaacaacatgtatttatatagcacattttcatactgtaGAAACACTCGtattgctttacaagatgtcaaagacaatgtaacaaaaaaaaaatcaaataagataaggcaataatattaatgagaaaaacaaatctaaacaatcttaaaaaaagataaataacataaataaatttacCAGATAAAGAAACCTCGAGTCAAACCACACGAAaggcagtatatattttttttaacacagaagGCTGCGCGCTCTAACACCGTACTGTTTTACATCAGCctttcaaaatgcaaaataaatacaagaacaAGAGACTGTGCAGCGTAGTTCAAATACAGAAAATCTTGGGTGTAAAGGAAGCACAACAAGGCGTACTGCGAGCCTCCCTTCTAACTTAGGCACACCCCTCTCAAATTCAGAGTTTTGCAGTGAGAACAGGAAAAACTCGTAGCAGCAGTCCTGCGATCGACGTACAGAGCACCATGTCTTTTACAAATGTTATATCTTTTTTAAAGGGGAAAGAGACGATCATTTTCAATGCCCTCGTTGCCTTAGTCACGATTGGGGGCCAACAGCTCTTCTCTTTCTTCGCTTTCAACTGTCCGTGCAAAGTAGACCGAAATCTGTTCTACGGTCTCGCCTTTATGGGAGTGCCGGCACTCATCCTGCTCATTGTCGGATACGCGCTCAACGACCAGACGTGGAGGCTCATCATGGGGAACCCTAGCAGAGGGCGTCCCCAGGAGGCGGGGACCAGGGGCGCCTTGAGGAGATACAAACTCGTCTGCTTCGTATGCTGTAAAATCACCGGCAGGGCCGTGGTGGCTCCCATCACCTGGATCTCAGTAACGTTACTAAATGGTGCTTATTATGCTTGCGCCCTCAGCGAGTACGCAGTGGTGGACCAAGAAATCGTCACAAGACTGCCCGAGCGCGCCCGCCAAGAACTACTGGCTACTATGCCCTGTCCTCGGCTCGTCCCGGACAATCTGACCTTAGTGCGGGATGAAGTAGTCCGTGTGCTGATGTATCAGTCACAGGTACGTGGAGAGACTTTCTAGGTGTACGAAAAGGATTCAGATTAGAGTTCTGAGTGCGCTCTTTGGtgttatgcatattttttttgcatcttattgTAAAAATTACAATCATGCGATAAAAGGCATTTGGAGTAGTGTTTTGATTCATGTTACGGTTTTAATGGTTATCTTTatggaaaaaaacacttttgattAATTCGCATACAATTCCATTGACTAATGAATAGTTGTGCCTTGCAGAAGCATTCAGTTCTTTTTTTGaggtttgaaataaaaaatgttcagCGAACAGAATGTCAGTGTAGGATGTATTATTCTGTAAAACTATTGAAACAAAGTTCCAAATGCTGTTTAAATTAAGTAGTAAATCATAAATACTTTTTGGAATctgaaacaaaattcaaagtcaGTTAAAACAGAACCTTCACTACCTTTAAAAGTATCAGAATTAAACTTTTGGGACAACATAGCTGTTAGTTAACCAaagggactgaatggtctcctgtaTCAAACTCCAGATGTTACAGTATTTCTCTAAGACACAGTACACAGTTTCTTTATAGTTGCCCACTTTCCCCACGATCATTGTTCAGTCTGTTTTTGTGTCCTTCTGTTACACACCTGGTGTGATTGTCTCTGCCTGCCTCAAGAATGTACATAAATGTAGAGTGCAACTTTTGACACAAATGATGACTGCACAGTACTGTCTATCAGCTTTTACTCCCTGTGTTGATCTGTTTGggttacattctttttttacttcTACAAACACTTTACATAATTTTCATGAATATCCTGAGTTTTGTTATCATCACtgatatttcagttctttaaCTATATACCTTTTATCATGTGTGCTGCACAAATTGCCTTGTGATGGTGACCACAGAGAATGGTGCTAAATAAAAAGACTATAGTTTGATTATTATAAACACAGTTACAGGAATGTGATTTCAGAGTTAAAATCGTTAATTGTTTCAGTGTGAAATCTGTACCTTTTGAATTTGACAGTCCAGTTAGGAGTACCCTATGGTGTCTGCCAGCGGATTATGAGTTCCTTGACAGGTAGGAAGCAGTATGTGAGACTGGGCATACATCTGTCAGATCCAATGTCAATTAGCATAGGCTTCTCCCAAGGCTGTGTTTTTTCACccctcctgttttcactttatacagACAACTGTAGATCCAtagacaatatatgtaaacatCCTTCAGTTTGCAGATAACTCAACCATAGTGGGTCTTATTTCCAATAATGATGTGTCTTCTTCCTATCAAAAAAAGTTGGGCTGTTCTGTGGAATGGTGTTCTTGTAACAACTTGGAGCTCAATGCTATTAAGACAGTGGAAGTGAGGATTGACTTCTGCCAACAAGTCACTATCTGTCCACTTTTACAAATTAATTGCCagactgtgtctgtggttcagtCGTTCAAATTTATGGGGACTGCTTTCACTAATATATTAAAAAGAGACAAGCACATCATCAGGAAAGCCAGGCAGAGATTGTTCTTCCTTTGCCAGCTATAGAAGATTAGCATATCTAGGCAGATATTAATTTTTTACTTCGCCATCACTGAGAGTATTGTGACCATCTCTATCACCCTTTGGTTTCCTTCTGCCTCCTCTCTTTCTAAGACTTAAGCGTCAGTAGGAGCTGGTGATTTGCTCAGTTGAGAAAATCATGTTCTGTTGTCTCCCAACATTTAAAGAACTGTTCATTGCCAGAGCAAAAAAGCAAGCAGGAAGGATTGCTGCCGACTCCATCCATCTCAGCACCCATCTGTTCATTAAATTGCCAGCACAGAGGAGGTACAGGTCTATTGCAACCCAAACTACACGCCATCTCAGCAGCTTCTTTCCTCAGATTATTTGGATCCTAAATAAACTGTAACTGTTTTTGCAACATATATGCTAGAAACTTGTAATTCACATGTTTTAGTAAATAGGAGCTAATCACTTATAAAATCAGCAACTTACAGTAAAACCTTCAGATTCAGGCGGAAAACATTTCAATTATCCATATTATGTACAGAAAACTAAACAAGTAGTTTCTTGTTTATCCCTCttcctgtattttgttttttttaacttcacaaaAGTCAGTATAGAGACAGTGAATGTGAATTATACGTAGGAACATTCAGTCGCTAGACACTATTAACTGGCAGATAGGCGTGTGCGATATACATCGTTTACGATTATATCATAATTGCTGTTTTAACGGTGTGTGAGATTAAATTATCGAGTATGTAACCCGctttgcaaaaaaagaaacagagttcATTCACTAATGCAATAGTATAGACCACTGCACGTGCACAAAGCGAGTTGCGTAGGCGTGCACGTCCAGCAAGCAGCAAGTTAGCATCGCACCCTGcctcaaaatgaaaaacaaaaacaaacagtgcCAGATGATAAAACAGCCTTGCCATCTGTGTCGTCAGAGTTAATTGCCAGACGTGGTTCATTCTCGCTCGCATGGCACTGGTTTGGTTTTGAAGagactgatgttgctcaaaagaCAGCAATCTGCAAACTATCTGGTAAATCGGTTGCTGTTAAAGACAGCTCGacaactaacttgtttcaccatTTGCGAACTAACCTCCGTACAGAATACGAATAATACGAAAAGCTTAAGGAATCAATTGTCCAGCACAAGTCTAAAGTAACCAaggtacaagcacaaaaacacactcagCAAACTTTAGCAgactcattctgcaaaaaagtgcCTTACGACAAGAAAAGCAATAGATGGCATGACATAACAAACGCCGTCACCAGTTACATCGCAAAAGATATGGTGCCAATTCAAGTGGTCGAGAGAGATGgttttaaacaacttttgaatactttagacccaaggaacacactgcctggtcgaaaatatttcagtcaaacagctctgcctaaGTTATATGATTCGTGTCGCCAAACTCTGACGCATAAATTGCAAaatgtttcacattttgccacaaGAACGGATTTATGGTCAAGCCGAACATCCGAGCCATACCTTTTCCTGACGGTGCATTTCATTGAAGAAAACTGGCAACTGCAAAGCTTCTGTTTGCAAACATCCTACATCCCACAAGATCACACTGGCGACATCATTGCGCAATGTTTGAAAGATGCGCTGGCATCATGATCACTGCAAGAAGACCGCATGGTTTGCATGACAACAGACAGCGGGGCTAACGTTGTCAGTGGGATAGGATTAATAACTGGAAGAGGCTACCTTGTTTTGGGCATAGGCTTCATATTGTGATTGGTGAGTAATTTGGGGTTCCTTTATAAAATGCAGTTAAGGTTAAATTAATCTTATTTATTATgacgtttaaaaatacaaaaagaactggggcctcatgtataagctgTGCGTACTTCTGTgctaagaacttttccacgttcaaatcgcgatgtactgtataaaacctacacttggcgtaaagccacgtacatttccacaatacctcataccctggcgtacgcaagttcttcgttcggttttgcagactggcggcacccagcgtcaaagcaatgctactgttcctgtgtagttactccttattttcctgacgaggCTTTATAaagacactgaaactaaccgcatattgtttattagtgtaatgcatctgattgtaattaacttgtaataatataatggtccagggaatagccatagtattccaaataccataactgctttagcgttgttactcttaactgcaccttcttcttctttcagctgctcccgttaggagttgccacagtggatcatcatattaccctcactgcaccactcggagtatttatatcactgcagctgagagtgaatcacagcagcagctgattggaaagagaattatcggtatacagcttcaagaacacgctgtctcagccgtggcaaaacgtttcaaagcctttcctgtacggaccttgcggttcagaaacagtttcatcccaagaactttaaaggcactcatcaagtgctccttgtagaactgttagtacttataagtacaattgcctcactgtaaacttgcactacagtgaTAATATTatacaacctgcgccactttataaagggcgtatttacatatgatgacgatatcatttttaagatgaaatgcagcaaaatatgtttattatattatacagataaaactttaacttcatttaaataatctatattcttcactgggactggcatgaacgattgaaatatcttcgtagtacatgtttaattattctatgttccttaaacgttttgaagaatcggcgctctaagcttacaaatggcttaatgcctattacagagctgattgtgtggtgatcggttacttggagaaagaaaagcaaggactgcaggggcggccatgccaatatactatattgaatataaaacagaaagagaaaataacgacacagctaaaaacgcagcggaaaattttgacaaaagttaaacacttgtgtcatgagcacgaggcggctatgcagtgtccgcaacgtatgtatgtggccatccaccgtgcataagataccatattgacattggactttctctattggacatagagccgccattgagtactgctgcaacaaaTAATTTcttcgaaggtcgcacacaatcactgcgccgtgaaacccatgtttaataacatgctttaactatcatcatgaaaataatatcacatatacatctcaatattttagttattcagagagctgtaatatcatgaatgtaatggattctgtgtcctgtcagaggaagagagccggtttaagaagcacgtagtgattcacacacatagagcacatagaagatcacatacaaaacaaagcatttaacgtgctatactttaattacgatgtgatttgagaaactggttaattaaacgattttaagatgaagtttatgatgttctattttaatgacaaaataaactacgtgattaaagtggaaatttcgagattgaagttgacatttcgtgctttttcccacgtttgcctttttttcctctgtaccctaataagctttcatatgacattcagacagtgggctacaactcgccttttcacggcgactttgatatgtcacttttttatttccggcactgtgcgattttgtcaacgtgagctttcatgtttctcaaacacgctatgtcactcgatcaacttccttttgttgattataccacagtttaattaaacaaatagtatgtttttcctttgcctccacttggtattcgctgaaattcttatattttcccccgtgcttttccaattgtcttttcacagatggctgtgcttaagggcgatttatattgatttgcatattcaaagaggcgtaattctgggaggagttggggcgttacataaagtgtgtgcacgagcgttacttttgaCGCTGatagggatttatgtagcggaagaacgtggaagttggagtacgcacagattcctgcatctggatttttctgtgcgtaagcacattttggcttttgtgcttacaccatgttatagtgcgagtcctatgcacagcgttatgcatgaggccccagcagTTAAGcataaagcagttatggtatttggaatactatggctattccttggaccattatattgttacaggttaattataatcagatgcattacactaataaacaatatgtggttagtttcagtgtatttataaagctgcatcaggaaaataaagagtaaccacacaggaacagtagcactgctttgacgctgggtgccgccagtctgcaaaaccgagcggagaacttgcatacgacaaggtatgaggtaccgttgaaaagtgcgtggctttacgccacaagtataggttttatacatcgcgatttgaacgtggaaacattcttatgcaacatttctgcgCGTACACAcagtttatgcatgaggcccctgataaGTAAATCTATAGAtgacaaaaatttaattcaatataatttcaaataatacattatcTTGGAATTATCGTTATCGTCAAAGTCCAAGAAAATatcgagatttttttttcccccaatatcACACATCCCTACTGGCAGCATTAGGCAATTGACAGGAACCGGCCCAGGACAAGATGACATTGTATTGCAAGGTAAAACTGTGAACACTTCAGACCAAACTAAATAAGAGTAACTAATCGATCTAAGCTATGAAGAAGCCCACCTTACTTATATCGTTGATAATACAGAGCCCTTCACAACTACAGTATATCACCACAAGGCAGTTTGGAAGGacagcaaaaatacaaaatatggtaATCCATTACAGGATAATTCAAGTATAAGGTAAAATGTATGCTTAAATTGGGGAAATTGCTTATCTATGTTTTAATACTTGTACACTTTCTTTACTAAAATAtggaatttatttttctaaacaatAGTAGAAAATGCATCATCGCACTAAAATGCACAATGTTCACCCCCAATTTTAAATactagaaaaaggaaaatgaataatGCTTTAAAAACCATGGAAGTAAATGTCATCATTTTACACTTGAACTCATTTATGTTGAGGAAacagaagttataaaaaaaaagcatactaCCAATAGTGTTATATAAGCAAAGCACCAAAAGGCATAGTGAAGATCCAGCATGAACGAGGcttaaagaaaaaagttcaaagggGATGAATGCGATTGGCtgtctaaaatgtatttcagtcaTTATGTAAAAATGACTGATGGATACCACTTTCCATTCTTAAGCATCAAGCTTGCGTTTTTCTCGTTTTTTTGTGTCAGTAGTAGGCGGGAGGAGAAACATTTTGGTAGTGGTGGGAGACAGGAAGGAGGATGTTATTTGTCAGATGGCAGAATGTGGATGCAGTTTTTGTTAAAGGTCAGAGGACGAATGCTGTGTTGAAAGAGGTAGAAGGGAAGTTGGAGTTTTGCACTGAGAGCTTGGAAGCTTTGTTAGAGGACTGATACCAATTTAAAAGAGACGGAAGGAAGGTAGAAGTTTTGTCTGAAGGAGGAATATTTTCGTAAAATGACCACCGTATGCCCAAGTCTCTCCTGAGAGAAACTAGAAACTCAAGCAGTTttgctttggtaattctaatcATCTTGACATCAAAACTTTtgactgtggaaagaaactgaAGCCCACATTAAGTGGcagttaatatactgtagaaggaAGTCATGAATAATTGGTTGTGGTGTGAACAAGTCCTCCAGTTATTCTAGTATCTCTTTCTTTGCCAATAGTATGCATTGGGAATGCCTTCTTGGGAAGTAAAATGTTGCATTGGTTAGAGCTGATACTTTATAATGTTTGAATACTACTTATTATTCGCAGACACAACATCTCTTTTCACGGCATTATACTGAACTATATCATCCAGTGAAACCAAACCATCCCCAGACTTGATCAGTGTAATCGATTGTTTGGCAGAAGTTAATGACTGAATGGCTAagaattttcttcagctaaactcTTAACAGAAGTTGTCATTACTGCCCTTGTATCTCTTGCGTAGTCAAAATTGGTTATTCCCTTTTCTCattgtaaaaataatgttaagtGTATTGTGAACAATCTGAGTGATTTTTATATTGTAGTCTAAACTTTGAGAGCCATGTGAAAATGTTTGTGCAGGTTGTTgtggatttcttttaaataaatagtctgAAGCCTTTTTTTGTCTTGAGCCACACTGGCTAAACCACGACATTCCAAAGGTTATATAGGCACACTGTAAATAAGaacagaccgtgagggggcgaccgccctggttgtgttgggggccacaggtagagggcttggaagcccaaccctgtaggggcccgtggccaccaccaggcggcgccccagtgcctgaagaaacctggagcccagcacatacgccacaccaggaagtgctggggggaagaagactggggacacccggaggacttccagatgtgcagccggcacttccgccacacaggggtgtgtccgcgggggattgccaggaaagcagctggagcccatctgggttgctatttaaggggccgcctcccttctgtcgacagcaagagtcgggtggaagaggacggagcttgagagaggagtggaggcggtggccagaaggaaggcaatttgtgactgtgaggcctggactttg
This genomic interval carries:
- the LOC120525373 gene encoding calcium homeostasis modulator protein 4-like; the protein is MSFTNVISFLKGKETIIFNALVALVTIGGQQLFSFFAFNCPCKVDRNLFYGLAFMGVPALILLIVGYALNDQTWRLIMGNPSRGRPQEAGTRGALRRYKLVCFVCCKITGRAVVAPITWISVTLLNGAYYACALSEYAVVDQEIVTRLPERARQELLATMPCPRLVPDNLTLVRDEVVRVLMYQSQVAGWILIAIVAVSGFLFVCIARWLSPLSFVHLNYWSRYVDNEQLLMEQTMDQHSKIFASQHIKKFFGFSPENKEVKDIRIPARDDWRLISGADMFNVISEENYHYSLLHSWSDEMSDDGKYLHLDEGICLQPSTSAL